A region from the Rubrivirga sp. SAORIC476 genome encodes:
- a CDS encoding MFS transporter, translated as MALTAQRGDRKAIWAWSLYDFANSSFTTLVVTFIYGTYFTGYMVLGPDASGALVPDAEAGTVLWSRAVTITAIVVALLSPILGAFADRGGARKRFLLAMTVICVVGTVALYTSEPGQALQALVWFVIANVAFETAQVFYNAYLPDVARPEQIGRISGYGWALGYVGGLLCLAIALVVFVNPEVAPFGLDKATGEHVRATNLLVAGWFALFSIPTFLVLREVQVENRPAFGTLVRESFGELAETARELRRFRQIVRLLIARIFYNDGLVTLIAFGGIYAQGTLGFSISEVLLFGIVLNVAAMIGALGFGFLDDRIGGRPVLFISLALLTVAAILAVSTTNTTVFWVSGILVGLAIGPNQSASRSLLGRFVPDDKETEFYGFFAFSGKATAFIGPFLLGVLTAAFDSQRVGISIVVVLFAIGAALLTRVDEAEGIRLSGRPAA; from the coding sequence ATGGCTCTCACTGCTCAGCGAGGCGACCGCAAGGCCATCTGGGCCTGGTCTCTGTACGACTTCGCCAACTCGTCCTTCACCACGCTCGTCGTCACGTTCATCTACGGGACGTACTTCACGGGCTACATGGTGCTCGGGCCCGACGCGTCCGGGGCCCTGGTGCCGGACGCCGAGGCGGGCACGGTGCTCTGGTCGCGCGCGGTCACCATCACGGCCATCGTGGTCGCCCTCCTCTCTCCCATCCTCGGCGCGTTCGCCGACCGTGGGGGGGCGCGCAAGCGGTTCCTGCTCGCGATGACGGTGATCTGCGTCGTCGGGACGGTCGCGCTCTACACCTCAGAGCCGGGGCAGGCACTGCAGGCGCTGGTCTGGTTCGTAATCGCCAACGTGGCCTTCGAGACGGCGCAGGTGTTCTACAACGCCTACCTGCCGGACGTCGCCCGGCCGGAGCAGATCGGTCGGATCTCCGGGTATGGCTGGGCGCTCGGCTACGTGGGTGGGTTGCTCTGCCTCGCGATCGCCCTGGTCGTGTTCGTCAACCCGGAGGTGGCGCCGTTCGGGCTCGACAAGGCGACCGGCGAGCACGTCCGGGCCACCAACCTGCTCGTGGCCGGGTGGTTTGCGCTGTTCTCCATCCCGACGTTTCTGGTGCTCCGGGAGGTCCAGGTCGAGAACCGGCCTGCGTTCGGGACGCTCGTCCGCGAGAGCTTCGGAGAGCTCGCCGAGACGGCGCGCGAACTCCGGCGCTTCCGCCAGATCGTGCGGCTGTTGATCGCCCGCATCTTCTACAACGATGGGCTGGTCACGCTGATCGCGTTCGGCGGCATCTACGCGCAGGGGACGCTCGGCTTCTCCATTTCGGAGGTCCTGCTGTTCGGCATCGTGCTCAACGTGGCGGCCATGATCGGTGCCCTCGGCTTCGGCTTCCTGGACGACCGGATCGGCGGGCGCCCGGTCCTCTTCATCTCGCTGGCGCTGCTGACCGTCGCCGCAATCCTGGCTGTCTCGACCACCAACACGACGGTGTTCTGGGTCTCCGGCATCCTGGTCGGTCTGGCCATCGGGCCGAACCAGTCGGCCAGCCGGTCGCTGCTGGGACGCTTCGTACCGGACGACAAGGAGACGGAGTTCTACGGCTTCTTCGCCTTCTCGGGCAAGGCGACGGCGTTCATCGGCCCCTTCCTCCTCGGCGTGCTCACGGCGGCTTTCGATTCCCAGCGGGTCGGCATTTCCATCGTGGTCGTCCTGTTCGCCATCGGCGCGGCGCTGCTGACGCGCGTCGACGAGGCGGAGGGCATCCGGCTCTCGGGCCGGCCCGCGGCGTGA
- a CDS encoding Nif3-like dinuclear metal center hexameric protein, with the protein MTVADVLATLHAWAPPGQKADFDRVGLQVGDPAAEVTRVLVALDLTPAVVDEASEAGAELIVTHHPLLFKPLDRATTDHPIGSLVWRLARAGVSFAAIHTNLDAAHGGVSFALAEQLGVRDLSILAPLDGVMRQVVVFVPASHADGVREAMAEAGAGEIGEYTGCSFSVSGTGRFRPGAAATPYLGTVGEGAEVEEVRIEAVAPTWAVGAVRRAVAGAHPYETPVVEVSSLEGQATRQGYGAIGRLDAPEPLPAFLARVRHALGAGALRYVGNDDQTIERVAVCGGSGLSFLPHALQAGADAYVTADVTYHRFFEALDTQGQPRLALVDAGHYETEAVTERLIADRLRSHHPDLAVETTHHRTSPMRTYSGS; encoded by the coding sequence ATGACCGTCGCCGATGTCCTCGCCACGCTCCACGCCTGGGCGCCGCCCGGCCAGAAAGCCGACTTCGACCGGGTCGGTCTGCAGGTGGGCGACCCGGCCGCCGAGGTCACCCGCGTGCTCGTCGCGCTGGACCTTACGCCCGCTGTCGTGGACGAGGCCTCGGAGGCGGGCGCAGAGCTCATCGTGACGCACCACCCCCTGCTGTTCAAGCCCCTCGACCGGGCGACGACGGACCACCCCATCGGCTCGCTCGTCTGGCGGCTGGCCCGCGCGGGCGTCAGCTTCGCCGCCATCCACACGAACCTGGACGCGGCGCACGGCGGCGTGTCGTTCGCGCTGGCGGAGCAGCTCGGCGTCCGCGACCTCTCGATCCTGGCTCCCCTCGACGGGGTGATGCGACAGGTGGTCGTGTTTGTCCCCGCCTCTCACGCCGACGGGGTCCGCGAGGCGATGGCGGAAGCGGGCGCAGGGGAGATCGGTGAGTACACCGGCTGCTCGTTCTCTGTGTCGGGTACGGGCCGGTTCCGACCGGGCGCAGCCGCCACGCCCTACCTCGGAACTGTAGGTGAGGGAGCCGAGGTGGAGGAAGTGCGCATCGAGGCCGTCGCGCCGACGTGGGCGGTGGGTGCCGTCCGCCGCGCCGTCGCGGGCGCCCACCCGTACGAAACGCCGGTGGTGGAGGTCTCCTCGCTGGAGGGCCAGGCGACCCGTCAGGGGTACGGCGCCATCGGCCGCCTGGACGCCCCGGAGCCGCTCCCTGCCTTTCTCGCTCGCGTTCGCCACGCGCTGGGGGCCGGTGCGCTGCGGTACGTCGGGAACGATGACCAGACGATCGAGCGGGTGGCCGTCTGCGGCGGCTCCGGGCTGAGCTTCCTGCCACACGCCCTCCAGGCCGGCGCCGACGCCTACGTCACCGCGGACGTGACCTACCACCGCTTCTTCGAGGCGCTGGACACCCAGGGCCAGCCGCGCCTCGCGCTGGTCGATGCGGGCCACTACGAGACCGAGGCGGTCACGGAGCGCCTCATCGCCGACCGCCTCCGCTCCCACCACCCGGACCTGGCCGTGGAAACCACCCACCACCGCACGTCCCCGATGCGGACCTACTCGGGTTCCTGA
- a CDS encoding zinc ribbon domain-containing protein, with protein MATDTTTIEDQLRALVRLQIIDTKIDQLTKLRGDLPDEIRDLEDERAGLQTRLTKIDQDKKEAEVQKKKLKLDIAESEGLIRKYEEQQLQVRNNREYDALTKEIEAHRQRIQSAYEEIERYDNLDEDSLETVDGADDTLNELEARIAEKRVELDRVVEETKTEQDQYEEQRAKAAEDIDGRYLRAYERLRTRVRDGRAVVPIERGAAAGFMVPPQRQVEVRQRDRIIVSEHDGRIIVDDALFAEVDGEG; from the coding sequence ATGGCGACCGACACGACCACGATCGAGGACCAGCTCCGAGCCCTCGTTCGCCTTCAGATCATCGACACCAAGATCGACCAGCTCACCAAGCTCCGCGGCGACCTCCCCGACGAGATCCGGGACCTCGAGGACGAGCGGGCGGGCCTCCAGACCCGGCTGACCAAGATCGACCAGGACAAGAAGGAGGCGGAGGTCCAGAAGAAGAAGCTCAAGCTCGACATCGCCGAGAGCGAGGGCCTGATCCGCAAGTACGAGGAGCAGCAGCTCCAGGTGCGCAACAACCGCGAGTACGACGCCCTCACGAAGGAGATCGAGGCGCACCGCCAGCGCATCCAGAGCGCCTACGAGGAGATCGAGCGCTACGACAACCTCGACGAGGACTCCCTGGAGACGGTCGACGGCGCCGACGACACGCTCAATGAGCTCGAGGCCCGCATCGCCGAGAAGCGCGTCGAGCTGGACCGCGTGGTCGAGGAGACCAAGACCGAGCAGGACCAGTACGAGGAGCAGCGCGCCAAGGCGGCCGAGGACATCGACGGGCGCTACCTGCGTGCCTACGAGCGCCTCCGGACGCGCGTCCGCGACGGCCGTGCCGTCGTCCCGATCGAGCGGGGTGCCGCCGCGGGCTTCATGGTGCCGCCGCAGCGCCAGGTCGAAGTCCGCCAGCGCGACCGCATCATCGTCTCGGAGCATGACGGCCGCATCATCGTCGACGACGCCCTCTTCGCAGAGGTGGACGGCGAGGGCTAG
- the secG gene encoding preprotein translocase subunit SecG translates to MSAEGVAAVRRGGSFPVPLRASTVFYFLIVLILIIALLMGIAILLQSGKGGGLAGIAAGGQTTQILGARQAPDFLEKVTWWLGWTFLGMCLITTFFIPRAGGGGGSILQERAGELPSTAPAPIEAPMPDATPAPNAGAPAPDVSDAPPAE, encoded by the coding sequence ATGAGCGCCGAGGGCGTGGCGGCGGTCCGGCGGGGCGGTAGCTTTCCCGTTCCCCTCCGCGCCTCGACCGTGTTCTACTTCCTGATCGTCCTGATCCTGATCATCGCCCTGCTGATGGGCATCGCGATCCTTCTCCAGAGCGGGAAGGGCGGCGGCCTGGCGGGCATCGCCGCCGGGGGCCAGACCACCCAGATCCTCGGCGCGCGGCAGGCGCCCGACTTCCTCGAGAAGGTGACCTGGTGGCTCGGCTGGACCTTCCTCGGCATGTGCCTCATCACGACGTTCTTCATCCCGCGCGCGGGCGGCGGCGGCGGGAGCATCCTGCAGGAGCGGGCGGGCGAGCTGCCCTCGACGGCTCCGGCCCCGATCGAGGCGCCCATGCCGGACGCGACCCCCGCCCCGAACGCGGGCGCCCCGGCCCCCGACGTCTCCGACGCGCCTCCGGCCGAGTAA
- a CDS encoding NUDIX domain-containing protein, with the protein MDLTERSLSSEQVYDGVLLDVRRDEVRLPDGGTSGREWIKHPGASAVVPVDDQGRVILLRQFRFGPGREFWEVPAGKFDGEGEDALAVAKRELAEEAGVGARRWTRLGQTFPAIGYSDETIHLFLAEDLHEVGTHVDEDEFVEPFRMPLAEAVAMAERGEIEDAKSCVALLLANAAMARR; encoded by the coding sequence ATGGATCTCACCGAGCGCTCGCTTTCTTCCGAACAGGTCTACGATGGTGTCCTGCTGGACGTGCGCCGCGACGAGGTGCGCCTCCCGGACGGCGGCACCTCGGGCCGTGAATGGATCAAGCACCCCGGCGCGAGCGCGGTGGTGCCCGTCGACGACCAGGGCCGTGTGATCCTGCTCCGTCAGTTCCGCTTTGGGCCTGGGCGCGAGTTCTGGGAGGTTCCCGCCGGGAAGTTCGACGGGGAGGGGGAAGACGCCCTCGCCGTGGCGAAGCGAGAGCTGGCTGAGGAGGCGGGGGTGGGCGCGCGCCGGTGGACCCGCCTCGGGCAGACGTTCCCCGCCATCGGCTATTCCGACGAGACCATCCACCTGTTCCTCGCCGAGGACCTCCACGAGGTCGGCACCCACGTCGACGAGGACGAGTTTGTCGAGCCCTTCCGGATGCCCCTGGCCGAGGCGGTCGCGATGGCCGAGCGCGGGGAGATCGAGGACGCCAAGTCGTGCGTCGCGCTCCTGCTCGCCAACGCCGCGATGGCACGTCGGTAG
- a CDS encoding FAD-dependent oxidoreductase yields MRLAIIGGLAAGPAAAAEAKRRAPDAEVVLFEQGPHISVGTCEIPYLLGGHLEPETTLQVLTPEAMERTRGVTVHVRHRVTALDPRRSRLTVEALDYGSTREEAFDRFILATGARARRLGVEGEDAAGVFTVRDLVDTHAIQRWLDTQPVRHVVIVGGGYIGLEMAEAMRSRGLRASILDPNGRVLGSTVACEASDLMDRAVAEAGVPVRAERATEILAEDDGRVRAVRTDRGELIGCQMVIVSVGVEPRTELAAAAGLRLGDMGGVAVDDQMHTSARSVWACGDVVQIPRAPDGRRVLWPLATMARRTARVAARNAAGSASTRSADRFRPFAGAVGVRAFGVEVGSVGLSLSRALDAGFDAVATDVRHVSRTRAFPEAAPIDVRLVSERGSGRILGGQLVGREGAALRANVLVPLVIGGGTVRDLAEDFDLIYNPPLGPAVDPLKVAASQAMRDAG; encoded by the coding sequence ATGCGACTCGCCATCATCGGGGGCCTCGCCGCAGGCCCCGCCGCCGCCGCCGAGGCGAAGCGCCGCGCGCCCGACGCCGAGGTCGTGCTGTTCGAGCAGGGACCGCACATCTCCGTCGGCACGTGTGAGATCCCGTACCTCCTGGGCGGCCACCTCGAACCGGAGACGACGCTCCAGGTGCTCACGCCTGAGGCGATGGAGCGGACGCGCGGCGTCACCGTCCACGTTCGCCACCGGGTCACCGCGCTCGACCCCCGACGGAGCCGACTCACCGTGGAGGCGCTCGACTACGGCAGCACCCGCGAGGAAGCGTTCGACCGCTTCATCCTCGCCACGGGCGCTCGCGCCCGCCGTCTCGGCGTGGAGGGGGAAGACGCCGCTGGCGTGTTCACCGTCCGCGACCTCGTGGATACGCACGCCATCCAGCGGTGGCTGGACACGCAACCTGTTCGCCACGTGGTGATCGTCGGAGGCGGCTACATCGGGCTCGAAATGGCCGAGGCGATGCGCAGCCGCGGGCTCCGGGCCTCCATCCTCGACCCGAATGGCCGGGTGCTGGGCAGCACGGTCGCCTGCGAGGCCAGTGACCTGATGGACCGTGCGGTCGCCGAGGCGGGCGTGCCGGTACGCGCCGAGCGGGCGACCGAGATCCTGGCCGAAGACGACGGGCGCGTCCGCGCCGTCCGCACCGACCGCGGCGAGCTGATCGGCTGCCAGATGGTGATCGTCTCCGTCGGCGTGGAGCCGCGCACCGAACTGGCCGCCGCCGCAGGCCTCCGCCTCGGTGACATGGGCGGGGTGGCCGTGGACGACCAGATGCACACATCCGCGCGCTCGGTCTGGGCCTGTGGCGATGTCGTCCAGATCCCCCGCGCGCCCGACGGGCGGCGCGTCCTCTGGCCGCTCGCGACGATGGCCCGGCGGACTGCGCGTGTCGCCGCTCGGAACGCGGCGGGCTCCGCGAGCACCCGGTCGGCCGACCGGTTCCGGCCGTTCGCCGGAGCAGTGGGCGTGCGCGCGTTCGGCGTGGAGGTCGGCTCGGTCGGTCTCTCGCTGTCGCGCGCGCTCGACGCCGGGTTCGACGCCGTCGCCACCGACGTGCGCCACGTCAGTCGCACCCGTGCCTTCCCGGAGGCAGCACCGATCGACGTGCGGCTCGTCAGCGAGCGCGGGAGTGGACGCATCCTCGGGGGGCAGCTCGTCGGCCGCGAGGGCGCCGCGCTCCGCGCCAACGTCCTCGTCCCGCTGGTGATCGGCGGCGGGACCGTCCGGGACCTCGCCGAGGACTTCGACCTGATCTACAATCCGCCTCTCGGCCCTGCGGTGGATCCCCTCAAAGTGGCCGCCAGTCAGGCGATGAGGGACGCGGGCTAA
- a CDS encoding cation diffusion facilitator family transporter — protein MRHLPHDPSPPGRADATRQQRLAMTASLTIAVVMLVGKTAAYSLTSSTAILSDALESVVHLAATGMAGFSLWYAAQPPDPQHPYGHGKIAYLSMGVEGALILVAAVGIVWTATVDLIRGPEIQQIGLGLLITGVLGLVNLVLGLSLVRVGRRTNALVLISNGHHVLTDMWTSLGVVVAIGLVWLTGWVWLDPVVALLLGLNIVWTSWGLMSEAYGGLMESASPEATARVLRILDDAVEEGLIDGHHHVRHRRVNDHVWIEQHLLMPDALRLDEAHERATAVERRQQALFPDSRVQITSHLEPRSHDHPGEAPHEAVADSLASG, from the coding sequence ATGCGGCATCTCCCCCACGACCCCAGCCCGCCGGGCCGCGCCGACGCCACGCGCCAGCAGCGCCTTGCGATGACGGCGAGCCTCACGATCGCGGTCGTGATGCTGGTCGGGAAGACGGCAGCGTACAGCCTCACCAGCTCGACGGCCATCCTGTCGGACGCGCTGGAGTCGGTCGTCCACCTCGCAGCGACCGGGATGGCGGGCTTCAGCCTCTGGTACGCCGCCCAGCCGCCCGACCCGCAGCATCCATACGGCCATGGCAAGATCGCCTACCTGTCGATGGGCGTGGAGGGCGCCCTCATTCTCGTCGCCGCGGTCGGCATCGTCTGGACGGCGACGGTCGATCTGATCCGCGGGCCTGAGATCCAGCAGATCGGGCTCGGGCTCCTCATCACCGGAGTGCTCGGACTGGTCAACCTCGTCCTGGGCCTCAGCCTCGTGCGAGTCGGACGGCGCACCAACGCGCTCGTGCTGATCTCCAACGGCCACCACGTCCTGACGGACATGTGGACCAGCCTCGGCGTGGTGGTCGCCATCGGGCTCGTGTGGCTGACCGGCTGGGTTTGGCTGGATCCCGTCGTGGCGTTGTTGCTCGGGCTCAACATCGTCTGGACCAGCTGGGGGCTGATGAGCGAGGCGTACGGCGGGCTGATGGAGTCGGCCTCGCCGGAGGCGACGGCGCGGGTGCTGAGGATCCTGGACGACGCGGTCGAGGAGGGGTTGATCGACGGGCACCACCACGTTCGCCACCGGCGGGTGAACGACCACGTCTGGATCGAGCAGCACCTTCTCATGCCGGACGCGCTACGGCTGGACGAGGCGCACGAGCGCGCGACCGCCGTCGAGCGTCGGCAGCAGGCGTTGTTTCCGGACAGCCGCGTGCAGATCACGAGCCATCTGGAGCCCCGCTCCCACGACCATCCCGGCGAGGCGCCACACGAGGCCGTCGCCGACTCCCTCGCTTCCGGTTAA